In the genome of Sphingomonas alpina, the window GCGCTGTTCATCCTTGCGCTGCACTGGTTCAATCCGATCGCCTGGCGCGCTTTCCGGGCCTTCCGCGCCGATCAGGAAATCGCCAACGATGCGCGCGTCCTGGCCGGGTTGAGCCCGATCGCGCGCCACACCTATGCCTGCGCGATCGTCAAATCCGCGCATGGCGGGGCGGTGTCCGCCGCTTGCCACCTCCACACCATCAACGATCTGAAAGGGAGACTGAAGATGCTGACCACCAACAAGACATCGCGTACCCGCCTGTTCAGTGGCATCGCCGCGGTCGCGACCTTGACCGTCGCCGGCCTGGCTTTCACCGCATCGGGTACCAAGGCCGCCGCAGCGATCCGCAGCAATGTCGAAACCGCCACCGGCGTCGACCTGGCGAGCCTCGATATCGTGCCGCCGGTGGCGCCCGCCGCGCCGGCGCCTGTTCCCGCTCCGGATCCTGCGCCGGCACCGGCACCCGCTCCCGCCCCAGCGCCGCTTGCACAGGTCGCGCCGCCCGAACCACCAGCACCGCCTGCCGCCTCCGAATGGACCGGCGACCGGAGCCGCCAGGTGATCACCACGACCGTCAACGATAATGGCAAGAAGACGCGGCACGTCAGGATCGTCATGCGCGACAAGGACGGCAAGGTTCGTACCGAAGAGTTTGACGGAATGGCGGCGTTGCAGAACATTCCCGAAATTTCCTCGGTCAATTGCGGCGAAGGCGGCGATCGCCGGGAAATGGTCATCAGCAAGAAGGATGGCGGCAAGCACAAGATCATCATCTGCAACAATCGCATCGAGCGCGTCGCGCGTGAAGGTGCGGAGATGGCCGCAAAGGGTGCGGCGCTGGCCGCGAACAATGCGGTGAACAGCCGGGAGATCGAACGCAAAGCCTATCGATCGGCGCTGAACGGGCTGCGCAGCGCGCGCGCCAATATGGCCCGCAACCTCGACCTGAGCGGTGAGGCACGCAGCGATGCACTTGAGTCGATCGATGACTCGATCCGCGACATGGAAGCCAATCTCGCCAGGGTAGACTGACGCATAAAGACAAGTCGGGGGGAGCATGGCGCCGGTCACTGCAATGCAGGGCCGGCGCTCTTGCGTTTGGCGGCACCAGCGGCCATCTGAACCTTATGACCGAGCAACCGACCGGCGTGGCTGAAACGCTCGAACCGCTCGTTTCCCGCCTGCTAGCGCCCAATCCATCGCCCTTCACCAACACCGGCACACAAGTGCATCTGGTCGGCGCGACCGACCTTGCCGTGATCGATCCGGGCCCGGATACGCCGGAGCATATCGACGCACTGATCGCTGCGATCGCCGGCCGGCCGGTCGCCGCGATCGTCATCACCCATACGCACCGCGACCACAGCCCCGGTTCGCGACCACTCAAGGCGGCGACCGGTGCGCCAATCATCGGATGTGCGCCGCTCGCCTTCGACGATAGCGGCCCGCGCGCCGATGCGTCGTTCGACCATGACTATGCGCCCGATCGCGTGCTGGCCGAGGGTGAGTCCGTGGCGGGGCAGGGCTGGACGCTGACCGCGCTGGCGACACCCGGACATACCTCCAACCATCTCTGCTTCGCCTTGCCCGAAACGAAAGCGCTGTTCACCGGCGATCATGTTATGGGCTGGTCGACCAGCATCGTCTCGCCGCCGGACGGCGACATGGCCGATTATATGCGGAGTCTCGACAAGCTGATGCAGCGCGACGACCGTATCTATTACCCGGCGCATGGCGATCCGGTGGAGAATCCGCAGCGGCTGGTGCGCGGCATGATGGGGCACCGCAAGCAGCGCGAGGGGCAGATCGTACGCCTGCTCCGCGAAGAGACACGTGCGATCCCGGGGATGGTGGAGCGCATGTATGTCGGGATCGACCCGCGCCTGTTTCCAGCCGCAGAGCGATCCGTGCTCGCCCATCTGATCGACCTGCGCAACCGGGGCCTGGTGGTTGAACAGGGCGATGCCTGGTCGATCGTGAAGGACTGAGCGATGGACAACAAGCGCATCGCACAGGTCGTTCTCGCCATTCTGGTGATCATCGCTGCACTGGTCGGCGGCTGGATCGCATGGGACAGATATACCGAACGCTATGCCATCAGCCGGGAGGATGATGGCACGGCGATCACCAGGATCGTCAGCGCCAAATTCTCCGGCGCCAGCGCGATCAAGGTCGGCGCGCTGTCCGGCACGGTGCAGGCATCGGCCTCCGACACGCGCGGTTTCGGCATGTTGACCTCCGACAAGGTGATCAAGGCGCCGTTTTCGGTCGACTATTTCATCGATATGTCGCGTGTGTCGGCCGATGCCTATGACTGGGATCCGGCGCGTCGGACCTTGACCATTCAAGCGCCCGACGTGGTGCCCGCCGCCCCGAATATCGACTGGGCGGCGCAGACCGCCAATCGCACGCGTGGCTTGTTCGTCACCCGCGATGCCGCCGATCAGCTGGTCCGCCGGGCGACGCTCAACGCCAAGACCGCGGCGCAGAAGGAAGGTGCCAAGCCCGAGCATCTGGCGGTTGCCCGAGAAAATGCCCGCCGCGTCCTGGCCGAGATCGCCACGGGCCCGCTGGCAGCGACCGGCCTTGGCGATGTGCGTGTCGTGGTCAGCTTTCCGTTCGAACGCCGTGGGCCGGCTGAGCAGATGGACCGATCGCGCTCGCTCGAAGAGGTGCTTGGCAACCGCCGCTGAACTGGAGCCGCCGCCCGCCTCGTGATAGGATATTCCGGGGATTGGAATTACGGGGGTGATTCATGGCCACATTAGCTGCACCGGCATCGGGGATGGCGCGCGAGAGCCGCTTCTTCCTGGTCATGGCGTTCGTCATGGCAGGCATCGTGGTGGCGGCATTCTCGTTGCAACTCGCCATGGGGCGTTCGAGCTTTTCATCGCCGCTGATCGTGCACGCTCATGCGGTCGTCTTCATGGGCTGGGTCGCGCTTTACGTCCTGCAGAATATCTTCGCCGCGAACGGGGCGATGGCGCTGCACCGGCGTCTGGGTTGGATCGGCGCGGCATGGATGGTGTTGATGGTGGTGCTCGGCATCGCGGTCACGGTGCTGATGGTGCGGCGCGGCCAGGCGCCATTCTTTTTCCTGCCGCTGCAGTTCCTGATCTTCAACCCGCTCAGCATATTGACCTTTGCCGGTCTGACCACGGCGGCGATCGCGCTGCGGCGGCAGACCGAGTGGCATCGGCGACTACATTATTGCGGCATGACTCTATTGCTCGGCCCGGCGTTTGGCCGGTTGCTGCCGATGCCGCTGCTGATCCCCTATGCGCATGAGGCGGTTTTCGGCGCGGTCATGCTGTTTCCGCTGATTGGCATTCTCGCGGATCTGCGCCGCACCGGGCGCGTCCATCCGGCCTGGTTGTGGGGAATCGGTACGATCGTCGGGTTGCAACTTGTGATCGAAACATTGCCCTATTCGTCGGCCGGCGCGTCATTCTACCGCGCGGTGACCGCGGGTTCGCCCGGGGCGGCCGTTGCGCCACTCGATTATCCGCCGCCGCCGGGTGGTCCCTTGATCACCGGGCGCGGCACGTCCACATGACACCCGTAACTCGCGGGAGCATTGGTACATGGACGCACGCGTATCTAGTGGCCGGGGAGGCATCGGCAACCTGACCGGACTCGACCTTCGGGCCGAGATCGACCGGCTGCGCAAGGAACGCAATGCGGTCATCCTGGCGCATTACTACCAGAAGCCCGAGATCCAGGATCTTGCCGATTTCGTCGGCGACAGCCTCGATTTGTCGAAAAAGGCCGCGGCGACCGATGCCGATGTCATCGCCTTTTGCGGGGTGCGTTTCATGGCCGAGACCGCGAAGATCCTCAGCCCCGACAAGATCGTCGTGTTGCCTGACATGAATGCCGGCTGCAGCCTGGAAGACAGCTGCCCGCCCGATCAGTTCAAGGCCTTTCGCGAGGCGCATCCCGATCATATCGCGCTGACCTATATCAACTGCTCGACTGAGGTGAAGGCGCTGAGCGACGTGATCGTCACCAGTTCCTCGGCGGAGAAGATCCTCAGCCAGATCCCGCTCGACCAGAAGATCATCTTCGGCCCGGACAAGAATCTCGGCGGTTATCTCGCGCGCAAGACCGGGCGCGAGATGCTGCTCTGGCCGGGCGTGTGCATCGTGCACGAGGCGTTCAGCGAGACAGAGCTGCTCAAGCTGCAGGGGCTGCATCCCGGTGCCCCGGTTGCCGCACACCCTGAGTGCCCGCCCTATATCCTCGACCATGCCGATTATGTCGGGTCGACGAGCGGCATCCTGGCCTATGCGCGCGACATGGACGGCGACACGCTGATCGTCGCGACCGAGCCGCACATCATCCACCAGATGGAAAAGGCCGAGCCGCTCAAGAACTTCATCGGTGCGCCCGGCGCGGACGGCAACTGCAACTGCAACATCTGCCCGTACATGGCGCTCAACACGATGGAGAAACTCTATCTCGCGCTGCGTGACCTGACCCCGCGCGTCGAAATCGAGGAAGGGCTAAGGCTGCAGGCCAAGAAGAGCCTCGACGCGATGCTCGCCATGGCAAGCGGGACGGTCGGGCTGGGCGATCTCGGGCCGGTGAAAGTGACCGGGGACTGATCCAGGCAAAGGTGCCGGGCCCGTCTTGCCGGGCCAATTCTCCCTGTTCATCGGCAATAACAGGGAGAATAACAGGGAGCGGGCACTTTTTCTGGTGGTTCTGACTCCATTTTCGTTGATATTATCCTTGTTTATCAGACGGTTGTATATCAACTCCCTGTTATTGAAGAACAGGGAGAATCGCGCGTGGGAACAGGGAGTTGGTGGCGCGGTAACAGGGAGACGCAGGGAGATAACAGGGAGCGACGTATTGCTCTTGCCGGGACGAGACGGTTGTTTCGGGAAATTCCCGCGCCGGCGATCCGGCAGTTTTTCCAGTCATGTCAAAGAGCGGGACGGGCATTGGAGTAATTGTGTGACCTTGCGCCGATCTCCGCTGGGGTTGAATCGGACCGAGCTGCGTTGATTCTAACCCATTCTTGCCGCTCCCCCGGCGGGGGGCGGGGCCCAGTCGGAAAGGTCAAGGAAACGAAAGACAGCAGCGGTTGCCGACTGTTTCACGACTGGGTCCCGGCCTTCGCCGGGAAACATGGACGGGTCATGATCGGCGTAGCTTGGTATCTGTCACTGGAGCGCCGAATGGTTATGGTGCTTCAAGGGAAGGCATGAGTGCGATGGGGGCGATAGCGGGCGTTATCCGCGGCGATGGCCGCAACGTCGAGCCCACGCTGCTGCACGATATGGCCAGCACCTTGCCGTTGTCCGGCAGCGACCCGGCACAGCTCTGGCACGACGGACCCGCCGGTCTGGTTGGTGCGTCGCCAACCAGCATTCATCATCAATCGGTGGGGCAAGAGGCCGAGATCACGATCTGCTTTGATGGTCGCCTCGACAATCGCGAACCATTGCTGGATCTTCTCGGGGAGAGCGGACGGGCGCTGCATGCCGCCCCCGACTCGTATATCGCGCTTGCCCTGTTCGTTCGCCTTGGCGAGCGCTTCCTGCACGAGCTGGTCGGTGATTTCGCCCTGGCGATCTGGCAGCAGCGGGAGCGGCGCTTGTTGTGCGCGCGATCGGCAACGGGGTGGAAGCCGCTGCTGTGGACGCTCAACGGAACCGCCTTCGCCTTTGCCACCGAGCCGCGCGGCTTGATGGCCGGACTGAGCGATCCTCCCGCGCTCAATCAGGGATTGTTGGGCGAGATACTCTCCGCCCGCTTCGTCAGCCGGACCGAAACGCCATGGCAGGAGATATTCCGCCTCGCGCCCGGTGGCGCGCTGTCCTTCGATCGTGGCGGCGTCCGGACCTGGCGCTGGTACGAAGAAACTTATGAGGATCTGTCACGCCTTTCCGACCATGAACATGTCGAGCGTTTCAACACGCTGTTCGATCAGGCGCTGATCGCCTGCCTGCGCAGCGACAGGCCGGTCGCGGCACATCTGTCCGGTGGGCTGGATTCATCGGCGATCATGTGCCGGGCGACCGAGCTCTATCGAGCCGGACGGATCGATCGGCCGCCCGGCGCGATCAGTGCACGCTATCCCGGCGAACCGCATGACGAGACCTACTGGAGCGAGCTGGTCGAGCAGCATCTCGGGATTTCGGCCCGGGTTATTCCGGACTCTGCCCATGATCTCGATGCGAGCCGCAGCTGGTGCGCCGACACGCTGCTCTTTCCGATGCGGCCGAATTCGCTTGGCCCGACTCTCTCGGCCTGCCGGCTGATGCAGCAACTGGACGAGCGCGTCCTGTTGACCGGGGAGGGCGGCGACGACTGGATGAACGGCTCGCACGCGCATTGGCCCGACCTGTTCCTGTCCGGGCAGATCGGCAGCCTGTTGCGCGAAGGATTTCCGCAGGGGCTGGACCGGTCCTTTGCCGGCAATGCCCGCCGCGTCCTGGCGCAGGGCATTGGCCCGATCGTCAGCGCAGGGCGGAGGCGCAGAGCCGTCTGGCCCTTTGTCGATCCGGCCGCACCCCTGCCGCCCTGGATACGGCCCGACTGGGCCGGGCAGGTCGGCCTGGCCGAGCGCTGGCATGCGGAATCGCATGGGGACGATCTGCCGGGGTTCGCGCAGAAGCGGCGGTCCGCAGCGCTGGCGCCGGCGCATCGGGAGCTCATCTTCGATCCGATCCATGCCAGCGTGGCGCGCCACGGCGTGGAGCTGCGCCACCCGTTTCACGATCTTCGTCTCGTGCGGTTCTTCATGGGCGCGTCCGGCGGGATGTTGTTGCGCGATGGCCAGCGCAAACATCTGTTGCGCGAGGCGATGCGCAACACCTTGCCCGAGCCGATCAGGACGCGGCGCGACAAGGCGGGATTTGCCGCCCCGGTGATCGACGCGGTGGCACAATATTTCGACCAGCGGCCAGCGACCGAGCTGCTTGCGGCACGGATGGGTTGGGTCGATGGCGCGGTTGTCGGCCGACTGTTCGACGAGCACCGCGCATGGCGGAGTTCCGGCCTTGCCGGCCCTGCGCCCAATCCGTTTCTGACCGGCATCTGGGCTTGCGTCGCGGTGGACATCTGGCTTGAAAATGCCTTTAAGCTTCGGGCGTAACGGGATGCGAAGGCCGGCAGATGAGTGATGTACGCGTTCGCCGCGCACCGGACCTGATTACGGCGCCGCTGGATGACGGCGCGATGATCATGGACATAGCGGGCGGCAATTTTCTCGAACTCAACCGGACGGCCGCGCGGATCTGGGATCTGCTCGACACGCCGAACACGGTCTCCGGCCTGTGCGCGCTGATGCTGGATCGCTACGATGTGACGCCGGAGCTGTGCGCCGCGCAAATCGAGGCGTGGATGGCGGACATGCGCGAGCAAAAGCTGATTGTGGTCGAGCAGGATTGACGGGTCGGTTTTACAGGGGGTGCATGCTGGGGGAGTGACTGTAGGTGCACCTTCCCGTCATCCCCGCGAAAGCGGGGATGACGCTGCCTTGCCCCGCACTGAGAAGAAGAAGCGGGATTCCCGCTTTCGCGGGAATGACGGTGGTGGGTCAGTCAAATGTCATCAATCCTGGTGCAGGACCTCGCTCAGTTGGTCGGCAACGGCAGGAAGAAAGGAATAGCCTTCCGGATAGACCAGCCGGAAAGCCGGTGTTTTCGACATGATGGTGTTGAGCCGGCCTACCTGAAGCGCCCGATCCTCATGCGGCCCGGCGGGGTTGAACACGACCAGCTGGCGAATGGCCGAGATCAGCGCCTCTGCCTGACTGAGACGCTCCAGGCGTATCGCTGAGGCGTCCGGGGATCGTTGCAGCAGGATGCAGGCGCTGAGCCGTGCCGGGGATATCCTGTGCTCGACCGCCGGATCGTAACGTATCTTGCGGTCATAGCCGGCCATGTTCGTGCAGGCCCGGGGATCCAGTCCCAGTGCCGCGAGCGAGTCGGGCCAGACGCAGACGCCGGTCGTGCAGGGCTCGAGCCGTGGCGCACCGTCGTTCCGAACAATCGAGATATCGTCGCTGAGAATATGCCAGCCGGCCGCCGCCAGCGCTGCGGTGGTGGTCGACTTGCCTGCGCCGGACGATCCGAGCAGCAGGAGCCCGGCATCGCCCTTGCTCAGCGATGCGCCGTGAAGTGCGGTACCCCCGAAAAGCGTCGCCACGCGTGGCAGCACCCGGCGCGACACGATGTCGGCCAGTCCTGCAGAAAGAGGATCTGTTGCGGAAACCAGACTGATCGACCGTCCATCCGGCGCGACCAATATCGTGCCGTCGAACCGTGAGCCGAACGACCAGTCCTGCCCGATCCGACCGAGCCGAAGCGCATAGCGGCCACCCCATTCGAAGATGAACTGCTCGGGGTAGGGCGGCAGCGGTTCGCGGATCTCGATCCGGACGTCGGTCCGGGGATCGGTGGCATGCGCAGCATCGAGACCTCTCAATCCCGTCAGGGGTGTCCCTGACGAGAGATTGAGACCGCCGAACCGGTACTGATGTGTAGGGATATCAGCTTTGTTCGGAAGCGAAATCGATGCCGGCCCCGCCAAGGCCGCGTGCCTCGGTAATCGGCGTGACGGACACGATTTCCGGCTGCAGCCATTCTTCCTTCACGGCGGAAACCTGCTCGGCCTTTGCGTCGTTGTTGTTCTGCATCGGTAACCCCTTACGCTACAGGAAGATCATTCATAAAAGAGGCAGTCTGTATCGTCCACGCCTCAAATGTAAGGCCATCACGGTGACGGCGCCTCATTTGAACAGGATTGTTATCTCCAGATCGCCATTGCCACTGCGGTCGGCCTTGCCCGGAAATTGCCACTGGCCTTTCTCCAGAAAGGCGGCCTCCCGCGCCAGCTGCGGCTTGTCCAGCAAGGGCGCGAGGAACGGATAGGCGGCGCGGATATCGGGACGCGCCGTCCAAGCCGGCGCACCGACGATGCGATAGGTGTAGCGCAGCCGCTGGCCGGTGCCGCCATCCGGTTCGACCCGCACCGATTCGACCTGCTTGTGGCCGAAACACAGCTGTGGCTGGGGCGGGCTCTTGTCATTGATGCGAAACAGGCGGACGTCGCTCTCACCCGTCGATGCGGGTTCGATCCGGACACGCTCGCGCTCCTTCGTGGGATTGGGCAGCGCCACGCGCTTGACCAGCCCCGCCGCGACCAGTGCGTCGATTCCCGGCGTTGCCAGTGCCTCCGCGCTGAATTCGATCGGCCAGCTGCCCGAGACGAGCGGCGCACAGACCGGAATGCCATCAACGGCGGCGCGAACCTGGGTCAGCGCTTCCGCATCGGAGGGCGATTGCGCGTGGCACGCCCCGGTCGTCAGCCCGGCGAGCGTGACGAACGCGGCGCACGTCCTGTTCACCAGCCTCAAGACCGCAACCCGAGCGGCGTCAGTGGAGAGGTTTGCGTGGCGAGCCAGCCAAGGGTTTTTTCCGCGTCGGTCAGTTCCTTGTTCTTGACGGTGGCCAGATCGGATTTTCCGAACCAGCCGGACGGCGCGTAGAAAGCCGTACCGCGCACTTGCTTGTGCACTTTGTCGATCTGCTCTTCGACATCGCCGCCGGGTCGCGAAATGCCGACCGACTGATAGGAACCGACATAGCCCGGGCCGTAACTCGGCATGGTCGAGCGGGGATATTTCGGATCGCTGGGCATCATGTCGATCGGCTTGCTGGTGGAGCGGGCAATGCCGCCCGAGCCCGTCGCCTGAGTGGTGATCAGTTCGTCCGAATCGAGCAGCGCCATCATATAGAAGCCAAGCTCGATCTTGAGCGCCAGCCGCGACGGATCGATGATGCCGACCGGCTTGTTGGCGATCGGCGCCTGCTGCAACAGGCCGAACATGCGCTTCTTCTCTGCGTCGCCGATCGCGCGATTATGCTCGATCGCATCGGCGGCTTCGAAGGCGCAGAGCTTGTGGTTGGTCAGCCAGGTGTTGAGCTGCTTGTCGCGGTTGAGCGGATCGGTTGCGAGCAGGTTGTTGCTGACCTGCATCGCCTTGGTCACCGAATCCTTGATCTGCTTGCCGATTTCGGCCTTCACGCCGTCGAGCACCTTGCCGACCGCGAACATCGCCGTCGGGCTGGCGCCGATCGCCTGATAGACGTTGAGAACGCGGGTGAGATTGCGATTCGCCAGGGTGTGGAGCGCAACGCGATTGGCCAGCACACGAAGCGACGCGTTCGCCGCCGTGGCCATCAGGATCGACCCCGGCAGGATCGCAGCGGCCGACACGAACAGCTCGGCGCGCGCCTTGTCGCTTTCCTTCTGCTTCTTGAAGGTCTCGTTATAGCTGAGATAGGCTGTGTTGTAGGCGATGATATATGGATTGCAGACATTGGCCTGCCAGGAATCCACGGCGTCGCTTACCCGATTGCGATACTCTTGCAGTCGATCGGCCATTGGCAACTCCTGTACACAACAAATGATGCCCGCCCCGGGGGCGATGCATAACGATCAAATTCGGGCCTCGCTACCGCTAAAAGCCTCGCACCATTCGTAATTTGGCCCGCCGCAATTGGCGTGTCGCGTCCTCACCCGCTAAGGCGGCAGCCATGTTACGCCTCACCGAACTGACGCTGCCGCTCCATCATCCCGACGAGGCGCTGCCCGCCGCGATCTGCAAGCGGCTGCGAATCACGCCGCGCGAGCTGGTGCGCCATGTCGTCGCGCGGCGCGCACATGACGCGCGCGACAAGGCCAACATCCTGCTGGTCTATTCGGTCGATGTGAACGTGAAGGACGAAGCCGGCGTGCTCGCGCGCTTCCGCAAGGACCGCAACGTCCAGCGCACGCCAGACACCAGCTACCGCTTCGTCGCCAAAGCGCCGGAGGGCGGCCCGCGGCCGGTGGTGATCGGCGCGGGCCCCTGTGGCCTGTTCGCCGGACTGATCCTCGCTCAGATGGGCTATAATCCGATCATCCTGGATCGCGGCAAGGTGGTGCGCGAGCGGACCAAGGACACCTGGGGCCTGTGGCGGCGCAGCGTGCTCAACCCCGAATCCAACGTGCAGTTCGGCGAGGGCGGTGCGGGCACCTTTTCCGACGGCAAGCTCTACAGCCGGATCAAGGATCCGCGCCATCTCGACCGCAAGGTGCTGACCGAATTCGTCAAGGCCGGTGCCCCGTCCGAAATCCTCACCGAAGCGCATCCCCATATCGGCACCTTTCGCCTGGTGACGATGGTCGAGAGCATGCGCGAGACGATCGAGGCGCTGGGCGGCGAATATCGCTTCGAACACCGCGTCGACGGTCTCGACATTGCCACCGATGCGCAGGGCGAGCGCCGGATATGCGGGCTGCATCTGCACAATGGCGAGTATCTGGCGGCGGACCGCGTCGTGCTGGCGATCGGTCATAGCGCGCGCGACACCTTCGCCATGCTCCAGGCGGCAGGCGTCTATGTCGAGGCCAAGCCCTTTTCGATCGGCGTGCGCATCGAACATCCGCAATCCTGGATC includes:
- a CDS encoding MBL fold metallo-hydrolase — translated: MTEQPTGVAETLEPLVSRLLAPNPSPFTNTGTQVHLVGATDLAVIDPGPDTPEHIDALIAAIAGRPVAAIVITHTHRDHSPGSRPLKAATGAPIIGCAPLAFDDSGPRADASFDHDYAPDRVLAEGESVAGQGWTLTALATPGHTSNHLCFALPETKALFTGDHVMGWSTSIVSPPDGDMADYMRSLDKLMQRDDRIYYPAHGDPVENPQRLVRGMMGHRKQREGQIVRLLREETRAIPGMVERMYVGIDPRLFPAAERSVLAHLIDLRNRGLVVEQGDAWSIVKD
- the nadA gene encoding quinolinate synthase NadA, translating into MDARVSSGRGGIGNLTGLDLRAEIDRLRKERNAVILAHYYQKPEIQDLADFVGDSLDLSKKAAATDADVIAFCGVRFMAETAKILSPDKIVVLPDMNAGCSLEDSCPPDQFKAFREAHPDHIALTYINCSTEVKALSDVIVTSSSAEKILSQIPLDQKIIFGPDKNLGGYLARKTGREMLLWPGVCIVHEAFSETELLKLQGLHPGAPVAAHPECPPYILDHADYVGSTSGILAYARDMDGDTLIVATEPHIIHQMEKAEPLKNFIGAPGADGNCNCNICPYMALNTMEKLYLALRDLTPRVEIEEGLRLQAKKSLDAMLAMASGTVGLGDLGPVKVTGD
- a CDS encoding NAD(P)/FAD-dependent oxidoreductase, giving the protein MLRLTELTLPLHHPDEALPAAICKRLRITPRELVRHVVARRAHDARDKANILLVYSVDVNVKDEAGVLARFRKDRNVQRTPDTSYRFVAKAPEGGPRPVVIGAGPCGLFAGLILAQMGYNPIILDRGKVVRERTKDTWGLWRRSVLNPESNVQFGEGGAGTFSDGKLYSRIKDPRHLDRKVLTEFVKAGAPSEILTEAHPHIGTFRLVTMVESMRETIEALGGEYRFEHRVDGLDIATDAQGERRICGLHLHNGEYLAADRVVLAIGHSARDTFAMLQAAGVYVEAKPFSIGVRIEHPQSWIDTARFGADAGHPILGAADYSLSHHCRNGRTVYSFCMCPGGTVVAATSEEGRVATNGMSQYSRNERNANSGLVVAIDPARDYPGDPVAGIALQRHWESLAYVAGGSSYKAPAQRLGDFLAGRPSEALGTVIPSYRPGVHMTDLAQCLPDFAVTAMREALPVFGRQIAGYDHPDVVMTGVETRTSSPVRFTRGEDLQSLNTIGLFPAGEGAGYAGGILSAAVDGIKVAEAVALSLSGERR
- a CDS encoding asparagine synthetase B family protein, with the protein product MSAMGAIAGVIRGDGRNVEPTLLHDMASTLPLSGSDPAQLWHDGPAGLVGASPTSIHHQSVGQEAEITICFDGRLDNREPLLDLLGESGRALHAAPDSYIALALFVRLGERFLHELVGDFALAIWQQRERRLLCARSATGWKPLLWTLNGTAFAFATEPRGLMAGLSDPPALNQGLLGEILSARFVSRTETPWQEIFRLAPGGALSFDRGGVRTWRWYEETYEDLSRLSDHEHVERFNTLFDQALIACLRSDRPVAAHLSGGLDSSAIMCRATELYRAGRIDRPPGAISARYPGEPHDETYWSELVEQHLGISARVIPDSAHDLDASRSWCADTLLFPMRPNSLGPTLSACRLMQQLDERVLLTGEGGDDWMNGSHAHWPDLFLSGQIGSLLREGFPQGLDRSFAGNARRVLAQGIGPIVSAGRRRRAVWPFVDPAAPLPPWIRPDWAGQVGLAERWHAESHGDDLPGFAQKRRSAALAPAHRELIFDPIHASVARHGVELRHPFHDLRLVRFFMGASGGMLLRDGQRKHLLREAMRNTLPEPIRTRRDKAGFAAPVIDAVAQYFDQRPATELLAARMGWVDGAVVGRLFDEHRAWRSSGLAGPAPNPFLTGIWACVAVDIWLENAFKLRA
- a CDS encoding DUF4230 domain-containing protein, which gives rise to MDNKRIAQVVLAILVIIAALVGGWIAWDRYTERYAISREDDGTAITRIVSAKFSGASAIKVGALSGTVQASASDTRGFGMLTSDKVIKAPFSVDYFIDMSRVSADAYDWDPARRTLTIQAPDVVPAAPNIDWAAQTANRTRGLFVTRDAADQLVRRATLNAKTAAQKEGAKPEHLAVARENARRVLAEIATGPLAATGLGDVRVVVSFPFERRGPAEQMDRSRSLEEVLGNRR
- a CDS encoding M56 family metallopeptidase translates to MTASLFAGWALEALIASTILMIGVLALRGPVRRAFGPDVAYALWALPVLRLLLPPIPASWREMAVAPVARASETITIYVIEPLSGPLAGTSAAPVTQQSSLFASLYPSLGLMVGALWIAGAAFFLAWHSVSHLRFCRRILDRQVRGAQIDGGIHLIETDAASGPLAFGILRKYVAFPRDFVERYDREERDLALAHELGHHERGDLIANWVALFILALHWFNPIAWRAFRAFRADQEIANDARVLAGLSPIARHTYACAIVKSAHGGAVSAACHLHTINDLKGRLKMLTTNKTSRTRLFSGIAAVATLTVAGLAFTASGTKAAAAIRSNVETATGVDLASLDIVPPVAPAAPAPVPAPDPAPAPAPAPAPAPLAQVAPPEPPAPPAASEWTGDRSRQVITTTVNDNGKKTRHVRIVMRDKDGKVRTEEFDGMAALQNIPEISSVNCGEGGDRREMVISKKDGGKHKIIICNNRIERVAREGAEMAAKGAALAANNAVNSREIERKAYRSALNGLRSARANMARNLDLSGEARSDALESIDDSIRDMEANLARVD
- a CDS encoding PqqD family protein, with the protein product MSDVRVRRAPDLITAPLDDGAMIMDIAGGNFLELNRTAARIWDLLDTPNTVSGLCALMLDRYDVTPELCAAQIEAWMADMREQKLIVVEQD